Proteins encoded in a region of the Paucidesulfovibrio longus DSM 6739 genome:
- the hemC gene encoding hydroxymethylbilane synthase — protein MQKIVIATRGSKLALWQAEHISALLRAKHAGLEVELVKIKTKGDKILDVPLAKVGGKGLFVKEIEEALLDGRAHIAVHSMKDVPTELPEGLVVGIIPPREACTDMLCSVKYDGLDALPQGASVGTSSLRRQSQLKALRPDLHIENLRGNLDTRLGKLLDGQYDAIVVATAGLLRLELAAPKMQELGPPEFLPAVAQGALGIEYRADAPEVLDAIRFLHHEPTAVQVRAERGFLTGLDGGCQVPIAAWSELDGDRVRLTGFVADVDGSSPIRMSDEDEAANAWELGLRLADKVRAAGGKVILDRVYARG, from the coding sequence ATGCAAAAGATCGTCATCGCCACCAGGGGCAGCAAGCTGGCCCTGTGGCAGGCCGAACACATTTCCGCCCTCCTGCGCGCCAAGCACGCGGGCCTGGAGGTGGAACTCGTCAAGATCAAGACCAAGGGCGACAAGATCCTGGACGTGCCGCTGGCCAAGGTCGGCGGCAAGGGCTTGTTCGTCAAGGAAATCGAGGAGGCCCTGCTGGACGGCAGAGCCCACATCGCGGTGCATTCCATGAAGGACGTGCCCACGGAGCTGCCCGAAGGGCTCGTTGTCGGGATCATCCCGCCGCGCGAAGCCTGCACGGACATGCTCTGCTCCGTGAAATACGACGGCCTGGACGCCCTGCCCCAGGGCGCGAGCGTCGGCACCAGCAGCCTGCGCCGCCAGTCCCAGCTCAAGGCCCTGCGGCCCGACCTGCACATCGAAAACCTGCGCGGCAACCTGGACACCCGCCTGGGCAAGCTGCTGGACGGCCAATACGACGCCATCGTGGTGGCCACCGCCGGGCTGCTCCGCCTGGAGCTGGCCGCGCCCAAGATGCAGGAGCTGGGACCGCCCGAGTTCCTGCCCGCCGTGGCCCAGGGCGCGCTGGGCATCGAGTACCGCGCGGACGCGCCGGAAGTCCTGGACGCCATCCGTTTTCTGCATCACGAGCCCACCGCAGTGCAGGTGCGCGCGGAGCGCGGCTTCCTCACGGGGCTGGACGGCGGCTGCCAGGTGCCCATCGCGGCCTGGTCCGAACTGGACGGCGACCGCGTGCGGCTGACGGGATTCGTGGCCGACGTGGACGGCTCCAGCCCGATCCGCATGAGCGACGAGGACGAGGCCGCCAACGCCTGGGAACTGGGCCTTCGCCTGGCCGACAAGGTCCGCGCCGCGGGCGGCAAGGTCATTCTCGACCGCGTCTACGCACGCGGCTAG
- a CDS encoding FmdB family zinc ribbon protein, whose product MPIYEFKCQDCGAEFEELVLGADETVTCPKCKSTAAEQLMSRCCYKSAGGAPSAGGEDAAPKPQYRGIGSGCSGCSGGNCSSCG is encoded by the coding sequence ATGCCCATCTATGAATTCAAATGCCAGGACTGCGGCGCGGAGTTCGAGGAACTCGTGCTTGGTGCCGATGAGACCGTTACCTGCCCGAAATGCAAATCCACGGCGGCGGAACAGCTGATGTCGCGCTGCTGCTACAAGTCCGCCGGGGGCGCGCCCTCGGCAGGCGGCGAGGACGCCGCGCCCAAGCCGCAGTACAGGGGCATCGGCTCCGGCTGTTCCGGCTGCTCGGGCGGCAACTGCTCCTCCTGCGGCTGA
- the cobT gene encoding nicotinate-nucleotide--dimethylbenzimidazole phosphoribosyltransferase, with translation MTDDFKQLIGRIAPVDPALRAPGQARLDSLTKPQGSLGRLEELALKMYMASGGAAPQADPARIYTVAGDHGVCAEGVSAFPVEVTRQMVLNFLAGGAGINVLAGTVGAELFVVNAGVAGDLFEPHPQLIQKRIGQGTANIAQGPAMSEADCERALLLGVELADRAQADGVRTLLTGDMGIGNTTPSTALYCAYLGLPPEQITGPGAGLGKEGVRRKIAVIERALAANAEVVAGGDPFAVLAALGGYEIATLAGLVLGAAKNRQMILVDGFISTAAYAAAWKICPHVAEYAVLSHASAELGHKSAVAGMGLSPLLDLGFRLGEGTGAACALFLLRSAADIFNKMATFAEAGVSEGE, from the coding sequence ATGACGGACGATTTCAAGCAGTTGATCGGGCGCATCGCGCCTGTGGACCCGGCCCTGCGCGCTCCGGGCCAGGCCCGCCTCGACAGCCTGACCAAGCCCCAGGGCAGCCTCGGCAGACTCGAAGAGCTGGCCCTGAAAATGTACATGGCCAGCGGGGGCGCAGCCCCCCAGGCAGACCCGGCCCGAATCTACACCGTGGCCGGGGACCACGGCGTCTGCGCCGAGGGCGTGAGCGCCTTTCCCGTGGAGGTCACCCGCCAGATGGTGCTCAACTTCCTGGCGGGCGGCGCGGGCATCAACGTGCTCGCGGGCACGGTCGGGGCGGAGCTTTTCGTGGTCAACGCGGGCGTGGCCGGCGATCTCTTCGAGCCTCATCCGCAGCTGATCCAGAAACGGATCGGCCAGGGCACGGCGAACATCGCCCAGGGACCGGCCATGAGCGAAGCGGACTGCGAGCGCGCCCTGCTCCTGGGCGTCGAGCTGGCGGACCGCGCCCAGGCGGACGGCGTCCGCACCCTGCTCACGGGGGACATGGGCATCGGCAACACCACGCCCTCCACCGCGCTCTACTGCGCCTATCTCGGCCTTCCGCCCGAACAGATCACCGGACCGGGCGCGGGCCTCGGCAAGGAAGGCGTGCGCCGCAAAATCGCCGTCATCGAACGCGCCCTGGCCGCCAATGCCGAAGTCGTGGCAGGCGGCGACCCCTTTGCCGTTCTCGCGGCCCTCGGCGGCTATGAAATCGCGACTCTGGCGGGCCTCGTGCTCGGCGCGGCCAAAAACCGCCAGATGATCCTGGTGGACGGCTTCATTTCCACCGCGGCCTATGCCGCCGCCTGGAAAATCTGCCCGCATGTGGCCGAATACGCCGTGCTCAGCCATGCTTCCGCCGAACTGGGCCACAAGTCCGCCGTGGCCGGCATGGGTCTTTCGCCGTTGCTGGATCTGGGATTCCGGCTCGGCGAAGGCACGGGCGCGGCCTGCGCCCTGTTCCTGCTCCGCTCGGCAGCGGACATCTTCAACAAAATGGCGACATTTGCCGAAGCGGGCGTTTCCGAGGGCGAGTAG
- a CDS encoding ATP-grasp domain-containing protein, translated as MFLLEAPYVSDFLKRSVVESGAPVLDNGMAREALAGSGVRLLPADEFAGLLRAGKGRLYSNSENCIQWIEENLADTELPGRIALLKDKARFRDLLRDLYPDFRYQELRLDELAGFDPATFPKPFVIKPSVGFFSLGVHKVHADADWPETVRVIQEEVREVSDMYPSQVLDLGRFVVEECIEGEEYAVDAYFDSRGEPVILNVFTHLFASENDVSDRVYYTSSKIIRAWEPQFRALLAEVGRRAGLRDFPIHAELRVDTRGGQCKWAGQQCAAFIEINPMRFAGWCCTDLAHFAYGLNPYRHYLEQTRPDWDAVLEGRKGKVWSLVVADIHPDVDRAAIESVDYDAFRAAFAKPLELRPVDFRRYSAFAFLFAESDESDISELESILKSDLRRYIRMK; from the coding sequence ATGTTTCTGCTTGAAGCGCCTTATGTGTCCGATTTCCTGAAGCGGTCCGTCGTCGAGAGCGGCGCGCCCGTGCTCGACAACGGCATGGCCCGCGAGGCTCTGGCCGGGAGCGGTGTCCGACTGCTGCCTGCGGACGAGTTCGCCGGATTGCTGCGTGCGGGCAAGGGCAGGCTGTATTCCAACTCCGAGAACTGCATCCAGTGGATCGAGGAGAACCTCGCGGACACCGAGCTGCCGGGCCGCATCGCCCTGCTCAAGGACAAGGCCCGCTTCCGCGACCTGCTCCGCGACCTGTATCCTGATTTCCGCTACCAGGAACTGCGCCTGGACGAGCTGGCCGGGTTCGACCCCGCGACCTTTCCCAAGCCGTTCGTGATCAAGCCTTCCGTGGGCTTTTTCAGCCTGGGCGTGCACAAGGTCCACGCGGACGCGGACTGGCCCGAAACCGTGCGGGTCATCCAGGAGGAAGTCCGCGAGGTCAGCGACATGTATCCCTCGCAGGTACTCGACCTGGGCCGCTTCGTGGTCGAGGAATGCATCGAGGGCGAGGAATACGCCGTGGACGCCTATTTCGATTCCCGTGGCGAACCCGTGATCCTGAACGTCTTCACCCATCTTTTCGCCTCGGAAAACGACGTCAGCGACCGGGTCTACTACACCTCCTCAAAGATCATCCGGGCCTGGGAGCCGCAGTTTCGCGCCTTGCTGGCCGAGGTGGGCCGCAGGGCCGGATTGCGCGACTTCCCCATCCATGCGGAGCTGCGCGTGGACACGCGCGGCGGGCAGTGCAAGTGGGCCGGGCAGCAGTGCGCCGCCTTCATCGAGATCAATCCCATGCGCTTTGCGGGCTGGTGCTGCACGGACCTGGCCCATTTCGCCTACGGCCTGAACCCGTACCGGCATTACCTGGAGCAGACCCGGCCCGACTGGGACGCGGTGCTTGAGGGACGCAAAGGCAAGGTCTGGAGCCTCGTGGTGGCGGACATCCACCCGGACGTGGACCGCGCGGCCATCGAGTCTGTGGACTACGACGCCTTCCGGGCGGCGTTCGCCAAGCCCCTGGAGCTGCGCCCCGTGGACTTCCGGCGCTATTCCGCGTTCGCCTTCCTCTTCGCCGAATCGGACGAATCGGATATTTCCGAGCTTGAATCCATCCTCAAATCGGATTTGCGCCGCTACATCCGCATGAAATAA
- a CDS encoding methyl-accepting chemotaxis protein, whose translation MSLKHKMMVLCMSAGLLPLLLMGFYSVNTASDSLRAQALGQLLSVRDGKQMAVQALADKWEGEARIYAEVKEVYNALGMLRMYDDFTDADFLSDHEYVSPSFAPYVKTLGYEDAILADDYGWVLFSYTRSTLLGQNLKTGPLKDSNLGRAFAKAVKGELAFADVEPFGPLNGQPAAFIAVPVRSHVGDVQGVAILRLPLAELGKAMRTGTGMGESGECYLVGPDLLMRSDTRNDPEAHGVRASFADPEKGRVDTEPVRAALAGNTLARVSENYAGKEVLAASMPFSLGGTTWALVAEISASEAFAPVWRLRYAALGLGFVTVVFLALITWRILRRQLLGPLSVIDGFLGKVAAGDYTARLEGEFKSEMAELAGNILSMFKELKKRLGFSEGILKGVSVPCIVADEEMRVSFVNQPFLDLVGYAGDADGVVGHPVSELLRIPQGERSVIHRCVEERRPLVGKERTWEDLSGREIRVRVDAAPLHDLDGRDIGAVALVSDLTDIRAQEERIGRQNAALVELTSRAAEAASIVSDGSTRLSERVGSASQGAASQFERVARASEAMVRMHASLTAASGMAEEAARRTGDSVAESRQGMEIMDQSAEAIERVRKLSDLLRDDMSRLEIQVEGVGEIIEVINDIADQTNLLALNAAIEAARAGEAGRGFAVVADEVRKLAEKTMQATGRVEQDIAAIQEESRRNVGRTREAAGAVDKAEELVKRTASSLERIARLSEETAAQIADIAAASREQTAEHGSINATINEVTGLAERIAEEMDDSARAVADLAEASRRLGELIASGRA comes from the coding sequence ATGTCCCTGAAGCACAAGATGATGGTCCTCTGCATGTCCGCCGGTTTGCTGCCGCTGCTGCTCATGGGCTTCTACAGCGTGAACACCGCGAGCGACAGCCTGCGTGCCCAGGCCCTGGGGCAGCTGCTCTCCGTGCGCGACGGCAAGCAGATGGCCGTGCAGGCGCTCGCGGACAAGTGGGAAGGGGAGGCCAGGATCTACGCGGAAGTCAAGGAGGTCTACAACGCCCTCGGCATGCTCCGCATGTACGACGACTTCACGGACGCGGACTTCCTCAGCGACCACGAATACGTCAGTCCCAGCTTCGCGCCCTACGTCAAGACGCTGGGCTACGAGGACGCCATCCTGGCCGACGACTACGGCTGGGTGCTTTTTTCCTACACCAGGTCGACGCTTCTCGGACAAAATCTCAAGACCGGACCGCTCAAGGACAGCAACCTGGGGCGCGCCTTTGCCAAGGCGGTCAAGGGAGAGCTGGCCTTCGCGGACGTGGAGCCCTTCGGCCCGCTGAACGGGCAGCCCGCCGCCTTCATCGCCGTGCCCGTGCGCAGCCATGTGGGCGATGTCCAGGGCGTGGCCATCCTGCGGCTGCCCCTGGCGGAACTCGGCAAGGCCATGCGCACCGGAACGGGCATGGGCGAGAGCGGCGAGTGCTACCTGGTGGGGCCGGATCTGCTGATGCGCTCGGACACGCGCAACGACCCGGAAGCGCACGGCGTCCGGGCCTCGTTCGCCGATCCGGAGAAGGGCCGGGTCGATACGGAGCCGGTCCGCGCCGCGCTCGCCGGAAACACCCTTGCCAGGGTTTCGGAGAACTACGCCGGAAAGGAAGTCCTGGCCGCGTCCATGCCCTTTTCCCTGGGCGGGACCACCTGGGCGCTGGTGGCGGAAATTTCAGCATCCGAGGCGTTCGCCCCGGTCTGGCGGCTGCGCTACGCGGCTCTGGGACTCGGATTCGTGACCGTGGTCTTTCTGGCATTGATCACCTGGCGCATTTTGCGGCGTCAGCTGCTGGGCCCGCTTTCGGTGATCGACGGATTTCTGGGCAAGGTCGCCGCGGGCGACTACACGGCCCGGCTGGAGGGCGAGTTCAAGTCCGAAATGGCCGAGCTGGCCGGAAACATCCTGTCCATGTTCAAGGAGCTGAAAAAGCGGCTCGGCTTCAGCGAGGGCATCCTCAAGGGCGTCAGCGTGCCCTGCATCGTGGCGGACGAGGAAATGCGCGTCTCCTTCGTGAACCAGCCTTTCCTCGATCTCGTGGGATACGCAGGCGATGCTGACGGCGTGGTGGGGCACCCCGTGTCCGAGCTGCTGCGCATTCCCCAAGGCGAGCGCAGCGTCATCCATCGCTGCGTTGAGGAGCGCAGGCCCCTGGTGGGCAAGGAGCGCACCTGGGAGGATCTTTCCGGGCGCGAGATTCGCGTGCGGGTGGATGCGGCCCCCCTGCACGACCTGGACGGCAGGGACATCGGCGCGGTGGCCCTGGTTTCGGACCTGACGGACATCCGGGCGCAGGAGGAGCGCATCGGCAGGCAGAACGCCGCCCTGGTGGAGCTGACTTCCAGGGCCGCGGAGGCCGCGAGCATCGTCTCCGATGGTTCCACGCGGCTCTCCGAGCGTGTGGGCTCCGCCAGCCAGGGGGCCGCCAGCCAGTTCGAGCGCGTGGCGCGGGCCTCGGAAGCCATGGTCCGGATGCACGCCAGCCTGACAGCGGCTTCGGGCATGGCCGAGGAGGCGGCCCGCCGCACCGGGGATTCCGTCGCGGAGTCGCGGCAGGGCATGGAGATCATGGACCAGTCCGCCGAGGCCATCGAGCGGGTGCGCAAGCTCTCGGACCTGCTGCGGGACGACATGTCCCGCTTGGAGATTCAGGTGGAAGGCGTGGGGGAGATCATCGAGGTCATCAACGACATTGCGGACCAGACCAACCTGCTGGCCCTGAACGCGGCCATCGAGGCGGCACGGGCGGGCGAGGCCGGGCGCGGGTTCGCCGTTGTCGCGGACGAGGTCCGCAAGCTGGCCGAGAAGACCATGCAGGCCACGGGCCGCGTGGAGCAGGACATCGCGGCCATCCAGGAGGAGTCGCGCCGCAACGTGGGCCGCACCCGCGAGGCGGCCGGCGCCGTGGACAAGGCCGAGGAGCTGGTCAAGCGCACGGCCAGCTCCCTGGAACGCATCGCGCGCCTTTCCGAAGAGACCGCCGCCCAGATTGCGGACATCGCCGCGGCCTCGCGGGAACAGACCGCGGAGCACGGCTCCATCAACGCGACCATCAACGAGGTCACGGGGCTGGCGGAACGCATCGCCGAGGAAATGGACGATTCGGCGCGGGCCGTGGCCGACCTGGCCGAGGCCTCTCGCAGGCTCGGCGAGCTGATCGCTTCGGGCCGGGCCTGA
- a CDS encoding diguanylate cyclase → MTKDRILIVEDSTFFASIVKRAISEETGFAVDRVGSFKEAREYLENCEQGPFAALLDLHLPDSPHGEVVDYFVGKGVPSIVFTGEFSEGVRDVVMSKNVVDYVLKEGPDSLYELIAALERLRRNQEVKVLVVDDSGSARNLVAGLLRSHQYQVLEAEDGETALTVLQRNPGTKLLITDFSMPGMDGVELVKTVRAAHVREKLAIIGLSAENNPLISARFIKSGANDFLRKPFLVEEFHCRIRQNMELLEHMATIRDMAEKDYLTGLHNRRHFIQRARTMHKEALLRKFPVQAVLLDIDHFKRINDTYGHDAGDEVLRALGRKMHERFGRNGLVARYGGEEFALLLPGLPLEQTTKNLTAFLKEVESSPTMTKSGPVSCTVSAGLTGETGDSLEAMLKTADEQLYKSKQRGRNCLSCAED, encoded by the coding sequence ATGACCAAAGACCGCATCCTGATCGTAGAGGACAGCACCTTCTTCGCCAGCATCGTGAAGAGGGCCATCAGCGAGGAAACCGGGTTCGCCGTGGACCGGGTCGGCTCCTTCAAGGAGGCCCGCGAGTACCTCGAAAACTGCGAACAAGGCCCTTTCGCCGCCCTGCTCGACCTGCACCTGCCGGACTCCCCGCACGGCGAGGTGGTCGATTACTTCGTGGGCAAGGGCGTGCCGTCCATCGTTTTCACGGGCGAGTTCAGCGAAGGCGTGCGCGACGTGGTCATGTCCAAGAACGTGGTCGACTACGTGCTCAAGGAAGGGCCGGACAGCCTCTACGAGCTGATCGCCGCCCTGGAGCGCCTGCGCCGCAATCAGGAGGTCAAGGTGCTGGTGGTGGACGACTCCGGCTCGGCGCGCAATCTCGTGGCCGGACTGCTGCGCTCCCACCAGTATCAGGTTCTGGAGGCAGAGGACGGCGAAACCGCCCTGACCGTTCTCCAGCGCAATCCCGGAACCAAGCTGCTGATCACGGACTTCAGCATGCCCGGCATGGACGGGGTGGAGCTGGTCAAGACCGTGCGCGCCGCGCACGTTCGCGAAAAACTCGCCATCATAGGGCTTTCCGCGGAAAATAATCCGCTCATCTCCGCCCGGTTCATCAAGTCCGGAGCCAACGACTTCCTGCGCAAGCCCTTCCTCGTGGAGGAATTCCACTGCCGCATCCGGCAGAACATGGAACTGCTCGAACACATGGCCACCATCCGCGACATGGCCGAGAAGGACTACCTTACCGGGCTGCACAACCGCCGCCACTTCATCCAGCGCGCGCGGACCATGCACAAGGAAGCCCTGCTGCGGAAGTTCCCCGTCCAGGCCGTGCTGCTGGACATCGACCACTTCAAGCGCATCAACGACACCTACGGCCACGACGCCGGAGACGAGGTGCTGCGCGCACTGGGCAGGAAAATGCATGAACGGTTCGGACGCAACGGGCTGGTTGCCCGCTACGGGGGCGAGGAGTTCGCCCTGCTCCTGCCGGGCCTGCCCCTGGAGCAGACCACGAAGAACCTGACGGCGTTTCTCAAGGAAGTGGAATCCAGCCCGACCATGACCAAATCCGGTCCGGTTTCCTGCACCGTGAGCGCCGGGCTTACGGGCGAGACTGGAGATTCGCTGGAGGCCATGCTCAAGACGGCCGACGAGCAGCTCTACAAATCCAAGCAGCGGGGCAGGAACTGCCTTTCCTGCGCGGAAGACTGA